One Acropora palmata chromosome 2, jaAcrPala1.3, whole genome shotgun sequence genomic window, catgaagaaagaaaaatcagcAACAATTTTAGAAGATTAGTGCTTCAGAAGCGTAAAGAGAACTGGAGACATTTCAGGAAGAAGCACGGCTTTGTGACATTGTGTGTTCATTGGGGAGCGTAGTCTTGTACTGCAATTCACcagtttcttcttttccaGCACAAGTCCAATCATCAAATGACTTGACAGTGTCAATAGACGTAATGTCGGTTAGCATCGCGTGGTAAATCGAGGTCATCGTCAACTTTAACTTTGACGTACCCTGGGCCACTTTCTTGATCACGAGATCGGTGtttcttgataaaattatGGATCTGAAATGGAATGACGAGTAAGACTTGGTTCCCACTAACGACAATGAGGAGGGGTTGTTACCATTTATCAGAACTGGGCGGTCGCGTCAGCCTGCAGGCAGAAGTTATTCCCCAGTTCTTCCGAAAATTGTCAGTTCGGCAGCACTGATGTGTTGCATTTGAAGCTTGGCCGATCTAGCCAAGCAAGTTCGGACAAATGGTAATCATATCCGCTGGCCTGAGCTTCTTATGATAGAGTAGGAACTTGTTCCTCTTGTCTGCACACATTGCAATGCGAACATGTTGAAACTAGATTTATATAAAAACTTTCAGTCTTCAATAATCTTCAACACGATGGACCGCTTTCGTTTTTGTGATTATGACAGAGTCATAACAACTAACGAGACAGTAACGATTATCACAATCATAAGAAAATGGTCGATCATGAATGCACGCCTCTATCGCTCTCTGCTAGAGACAGGTAGAATTTGGTGTAAGCTTTCCGGGTAACCTGGCGAAATCGTTATTTCTCTGCTGAGAGTTAAAATTTCTCCCAATTTTTAGGAATGAGCCATAAAGAACCTCTAGTTACTGTGATACCACACTCGCCGGCTCGGTTCAGAAAGTCCTTTGATCATATTCGCCACTCACTTTATGAGCGTTCTCACAACGCAACGTAAACGTCGTTtgtgattatgattatgattgtTACAAAGTAAATGAGAGCCAAGCTAATTTACTAGGACTGCAACACTGCATTGTACAAGGATGAGACAAGCAATTTTAACTCAAACCAGCACACTGCCTGTGCCTCTACCCGCCTCTTGTTACGAATGGAAGCCTCGTGTAACTAACCTTGATTCTGCTGTGGTAAATCATGTATGTCACAACAACGATCACAAGAATCACCATGAAAATCGTTGGGAAATGACTTCGATTTATCAACGATCCATCATCTCGGCTGAAAGGAAAGCAGACAGGCAAGTTCATGCATTGATCAAGGTTTTCGCTTCACGTCCATGGTGTGGAGGGGCAGTGGAGGTAACGGAGATTGGACCAGGCTAAAATACCGTAGAATCCCGGTTATAGGCCCCCCCCGATTATAAGTCCACCTCTCTGCTAATAGAAATTTCCTCCCGGTTATAAGCCTACCCGATTATAAGCCCACCTCTCTGCTAATAGAAATTTCCTCCCGGTTATATATACCCGTTATACCGGGTACCGTATAcagttaacaataattacgCGGTACATTAGCgacatatttattattataaatcaaTTACAGCAACTGTTGGAGTCCAGTAGCTCGAACGTTAATGGGGTACCTCTGTGCAGCCCCGTAGCACATTGACAATCACCCATTGACAATCCGTTATTGTTGCAATTGAAAGTAGAcatgattaaaattttcattttaatagaACGGATTTTAGACGTTTTTTTCCTCCCTATTATAAGCCCCCCGGGTTATAAGCCCCCCGATTATAGGCCCACCCAAAAACCCTTACGAAATTGTATAAGCCCAGGGCTTATAACCGGGATTCTACAATCAGAAACTAAAGAATGGGGAAGTTGCCATTCGTAATGAAGACAATAAAGGacaacctcgtttccagggtcGTCTCTCCTCCTCCCCCGAGAAAGAAGAGAGAGAACCCTGGGAACAAAGTTGCATCCTTGAATTTGGGTAGCGTCAAAGCATCTCGGTCTACCTGGTTGCTACGTGAACTGTAATCTAAACTAGTACTGTACTAGTTCTGTTAACAGTTGCATGCAATGATATTGTCAGATACAAACACAGTACGTGTAAGGAGAGGCGATAGGGTTACTTGCTAACCATGGGAATGAATTGCAATTGCCGTTAATTTTCGTTCTAATTATAAATTTTCGCTGTAATAACAAGATTCATTCATTTAATAATCAGGATTTTTAAGCCTATTTGgggaaatttcaaatcaatcaatcagaaCGAAGCACATGCTGGTTTTAAACAGAGAGGAACAGGAGAGTTTACACACGGCTGGGGGCCGGGGCAGAAGGGAAAACTATGAAACTCAATCTTCATAATTCACCGAGTAGGGAAATCACACGATGACGCAAGGTCGAGTCCTCTGACCACTGTTCATTCTGTACAGTGCCGGCTCCCGATTATTGAAGTGATTTGAGGTGAACAACGGTGTGTGATATTATCTAGTGAACAATGGATCAATGACAGAACCTTACCTCTCAGTTTGCTTGGCTTTCCTTGTGGACGGGCTTTCTTGTTCTGTGTATTTTGGAAACAATCGTTAGGGTTAAAGGCACACAAACATGGTATTCACATCACGCATCAGGGGAGTAGTATAGGAATTCAATGCAATTTCTCTATCGCTAAGTGGAACGACAAATGTACAAGAAAGAGCATATCCGTGTTTGTAGTGTCGCATTGAAAAGCAattaaaggtaaaaaaaagtcTTAATTAATGCATAGTTGATTGTACTTCTTAATTATTCATCACGCATATCATGATTTAGATTCAAAACGGCTTCAATGACAAATACAGCCCCATGACATACTGCTTGCCATCATGACTTTTCCTCGATGGGTTTTCTGTAGTAGTTGTCCCATCTTGAAAGGCTATTTTCGCTGTAGCTTTGGCGACTTACCCGATTTGGTGCTATCATTCTTTTTCGATGGTGCTAGGGTCGTAGAATTTCCCGGCAACTCGTTACTCCCAGCTTGTAAAGTTGCCTCTGAGATATTTCTTGTCGCTGAAGAATAAttcgaaaaaatattttcaagccCTGGCTCCATTGTCCTTGTCAAGTTCGTTTCATTTGTCATTAGAACTTTCGAAGTCCTTAGTGTTCCCAAATTTGTCGTAGGTGTCTCTGATATTGTTTTTGGTGTGGTTTCTTCCGAGCTTGGAGATTTTGGCTCAATCTCTCTCGCTGCAGTTGAAAGCTGTGATACATTCTCAGCCATGATCCTATCAAGAGTAGAGAAGAGTTAGGACAACGTGAAAAAGCCGCTCTTGTTGCCAATGGAACCCTGTTAAATTTATGCAACATTTACCAGTAttcaatatatttttcttccaTGCTTTAGTTTTTGTAACCTCTCAGAACTTGAAGCAACAAGATAGCGCTTTATAACCGTTTTTATGGGTTGTGGTCGAGTGAAAATGTACTCATAAACgtttcaaacaagaaaatggtaGGCCGATAAAATTATCTCTAAAGCGCTAACAAGATGACTATTAATCAAAGAGTCTTTGCTCCTTTGCTCCGTAAATTTCCCGCAGTTTCTAGACAAGATCGGTCGGTAACACATCGCTTTGCATCGTACCAATGCTCATTGGTTGATGTACCATATGGAGGAGAAAATGATTCCACCCGGTAAAATATTTCCCATCTCTCTCACGGTAGACTGAGCAAACCGAGATGTCAAGCCGTAAGAAACTGATCTTTTGTATGTTGTCTTAGGGTCGATATTATTCTACACTACTCCCTTGACGGGAACCTTGGCATTTAAAAGCTGAGT contains:
- the LOC141872253 gene encoding uncharacterized protein LOC141872253; amino-acid sequence: MNFKLKFLCVLFVNFLPQSFASPENLGSRRVDDVVDKLENLQAAVESLSKLVKENGYVKSTEPRSKRESGRKTPSTEKEAPTTSQSTPKTVSGTPTTNVGTLSTPEVPITLEMKMTTEPELETSSYSPTTLVAATKVSEATLQAGSSELPANPTTLEPSKKNDRIKLDEVLDKLENLQAAVESLRKLIMAENVSQLSTAAREIEPKSPSSEETTPKTISETPTTNLGTLRTSKVLMTNETNLTRTMEPGLENIFSNYSSATRNISEATLQAGSNELPGNSTTLAPSKKNDSTKSEQESPSTRKAKQTESRDDGSLINRSHFPTIFMVILVIVVVTYMIYHSRIKIHNFIKKHRSRDQESGPGYVKVKVDDDLDLPRDANRHYVY